The proteins below come from a single Kosakonia sp. SMBL-WEM22 genomic window:
- the metF gene encoding methylenetetrahydrofolate reductase: MSFFHANQREALNQSLAEVHGQINVSFEFFPPRTSEMEQTLWSSIDRLSSLKPKFVSVTYGANSGERDRTHSIIKGIKDRTGLEAVPHLTCIDATRDELRTIAQDYWNNGIRHIVALRGDLPPGGGKPEMYATDLVSLLKEVADFDISVAAYPEVHPEAKSAQADLLNLKRKVEAGASRAITQFFFDVESYLRFRDRCASTGIDVEIVPGILPVSNFKQAKKFADMTNVRIPAWMTQMFAGLDDDAETRKLVGANIAMDMVKILSREGVKDFHFYTLNRAEMSYAICHTLGVRPACNVAV; encoded by the coding sequence ATGAGCTTTTTTCACGCCAATCAGCGGGAAGCCCTGAATCAGAGCCTGGCGGAAGTTCACGGCCAGATTAACGTCTCTTTTGAGTTTTTCCCGCCGCGCACCAGTGAAATGGAACAGACCTTATGGAGCTCCATCGATCGCTTAAGCAGCCTGAAGCCGAAATTCGTTTCGGTCACCTACGGCGCGAACTCCGGCGAGCGCGACCGCACGCACAGCATTATTAAAGGGATTAAAGATCGCACCGGGCTGGAAGCGGTGCCGCATCTGACCTGCATCGACGCCACCCGCGATGAACTGCGCACTATTGCGCAGGATTACTGGAACAACGGCATTCGTCATATCGTTGCCCTGCGTGGCGATTTGCCGCCGGGCGGCGGAAAACCGGAGATGTATGCCACCGATCTGGTGAGTCTGTTAAAAGAGGTGGCGGATTTTGATATCTCCGTTGCCGCTTACCCGGAAGTGCATCCGGAAGCGAAAAGCGCGCAGGCCGATTTGCTCAACCTGAAGCGTAAAGTTGAAGCAGGCGCCAGCCGCGCCATCACACAGTTTTTCTTCGATGTTGAGAGCTACCTGCGCTTTCGCGACCGCTGCGCCTCAACCGGTATCGATGTCGAGATCGTTCCCGGCATTCTGCCGGTCTCCAACTTTAAGCAGGCGAAAAAGTTCGCCGACATGACTAACGTGCGTATCCCGGCGTGGATGACACAAATGTTCGCCGGACTGGATGATGATGCGGAAACCCGCAAGCTGGTCGGCGCGAATATCGCGATGGATATGGTGAAGATCCTCAGCCGCGAAGGGGTAAAAGATTTCCACTTCTATACCCTGAATCGCGCCGAAATGAGCTATGCCATC
- a CDS encoding bifunctional aspartate kinase/homoserine dehydrogenase II, translating to MSVIAQAGTKARQLHKFGGSSLADVKCYLRVAGIMAEYSQPGDMMVVSAAGSTTNQLISWLKLSQTDRLSAHQVQQSLRRYQLELINGLLPADVADGLTSAFIHDLEHLAVLLDSGITDAVYAEVVGHGEIWSARLMAAVLNQQELDATWLDARDFLRAERSAQPQVNEGASYPLLQQQLAQHPGKRIVVTGFISRNDAGETVLLGRNGSDYSATQIGALGDVSRVTIWSDVAGVYSADPRKVKDACLLPLLRLDEASELARLAAPVLHARTLQPVSGSNIDLQLRCSYNPEQGSTRIERVLASGTGARIVTSHDDVCLIEFLVPSGQDFKLAHREIDIILKRAQVRPLAVGVHADRNLLQLCYTSEVVDSVFKLLDEAGLPGELRLRQGLALVAMVGAGVCRNPLHSHRFWQQLKGQPVEFIWQSDEGISLVAVLRGGPTESLIQGLHQSLFRAEKRIGLVLFGKGNIGSRWLELFSREQSALSARTGFEFVLAGVVDSRRSLLSYDGLDASRALAFFNDEAVEQDEESLFLWMRAHPYDDLVVLDVTASEQLAEQYLDFASHGFHVISANKLAGASKSDRFRQIHDAFEKTGRHWLYNATVGAGLPVNHTVRDLRDSGDSILAISGIFSGTLSWLFLQFDGSVPFTELVDQAWQQGLTEPDPRVDLSGKDVMRKLVILAREAGYDIEPDQVRVESLVPPGCEAESVDHFFENGEALNEQMLQRLEAARELGLVLRYVARFDANGKARVGVEAVRPEHPLAALLPCDNVFAIESRWYRDNPMVIRGPGAGRDVTAGAIQSDINRLAQLL from the coding sequence ATGAGTGTGATTGCGCAGGCAGGGACGAAGGCTCGTCAGCTGCACAAATTTGGTGGCAGTAGTCTGGCGGATGTGAAGTGTTATCTGCGCGTAGCAGGGATCATGGCGGAGTACTCGCAGCCGGGCGACATGATGGTGGTCTCGGCCGCTGGCAGCACCACCAACCAGTTGATCAGTTGGCTTAAACTGAGCCAGACCGATCGCCTCTCTGCGCATCAGGTGCAGCAATCACTGCGCCGCTATCAGCTCGAATTAATTAACGGCCTGTTGCCTGCCGATGTCGCCGATGGCCTGACCAGCGCCTTTATTCACGACCTGGAACATCTCGCCGTACTGCTCGACAGCGGCATTACCGATGCCGTTTATGCCGAAGTCGTGGGTCACGGTGAAATCTGGTCCGCGCGCTTGATGGCAGCCGTGCTGAACCAGCAGGAACTTGATGCCACCTGGCTTGATGCCCGCGACTTCCTGCGCGCCGAGCGTAGCGCGCAGCCGCAGGTCAATGAAGGCGCCTCTTACCCTTTACTCCAGCAGCAGCTGGCGCAGCATCCGGGTAAACGAATTGTGGTGACCGGCTTTATCAGCCGCAACGACGCGGGCGAAACCGTGCTGCTGGGCCGTAACGGTTCCGACTACTCGGCAACGCAGATCGGCGCACTGGGCGATGTTTCGCGCGTGACCATCTGGAGCGACGTTGCCGGGGTCTACAGCGCCGATCCGCGCAAAGTGAAAGATGCCTGTCTGCTGCCGCTGTTGCGTCTGGATGAAGCAAGCGAGCTGGCGCGCCTGGCCGCGCCGGTACTCCATGCCCGCACGCTACAGCCGGTTTCCGGCAGCAATATCGATCTGCAATTGCGTTGCAGCTACAACCCCGAGCAGGGTTCAACGCGCATTGAGCGCGTGCTCGCTTCCGGTACCGGAGCGCGCATTGTGACTAGCCATGATGATGTCTGCCTGATTGAGTTCCTCGTGCCGTCAGGCCAGGATTTCAAGCTGGCGCACAGAGAGATCGACATTATTCTTAAACGCGCGCAGGTGCGTCCGCTAGCAGTCGGTGTTCACGCTGACCGCAATCTGCTGCAACTTTGCTACACCTCCGAAGTGGTCGACAGCGTCTTTAAACTGCTTGATGAAGCCGGTCTGCCGGGCGAGCTGCGTCTGCGCCAGGGTCTGGCGCTGGTGGCGATGGTCGGCGCAGGCGTATGTCGCAATCCGCTGCACAGCCACCGCTTCTGGCAGCAGTTAAAAGGGCAGCCGGTCGAGTTTATCTGGCAGTCGGATGAAGGAATCAGCCTGGTGGCGGTGCTACGCGGCGGCCCAACCGAGAGCCTGATCCAGGGCCTACACCAGTCGCTGTTCCGCGCGGAAAAACGCATTGGCCTGGTGCTGTTCGGCAAAGGTAATATCGGCTCGCGCTGGCTTGAGCTCTTCTCCCGCGAGCAGAGTGCGCTCTCGGCGCGCACCGGATTTGAGTTTGTGCTGGCAGGCGTGGTTGATAGCCGCCGCAGCCTGCTGAGCTACGACGGGTTGGATGCCAGCCGCGCGCTCGCCTTCTTCAATGATGAAGCTGTAGAGCAGGATGAGGAGTCGCTGTTCCTGTGGATGCGTGCCCATCCCTATGATGATTTAGTGGTGCTGGATGTCACCGCCAGCGAGCAGCTTGCGGAGCAGTATCTCGATTTCGCCAGCCACGGTTTCCACGTGATCAGCGCTAACAAGCTGGCGGGCGCGAGCAAAAGCGATCGCTTCCGCCAGATCCATGACGCTTTTGAAAAAACTGGCCGCCACTGGCTCTATAACGCCACCGTTGGTGCGGGTCTGCCGGTAAACCACACCGTGCGCGATCTGCGCGACAGCGGCGATTCGATTCTGGCGATCAGCGGTATCTTCTCCGGTACTCTCTCCTGGCTGTTCCTGCAGTTTGATGGCAGCGTGCCTTTCACCGAGCTGGTGGATCAGGCGTGGCAGCAGGGGCTGACCGAGCCGGACCCGCGCGTCGATCTCTCCGGTAAAGATGTGATGCGCAAGCTGGTGATCCTTGCCCGCGAAGCGGGGTATGACATCGAGCCGGATCAGGTGCGCGTCGAGTCGCTGGTGCCGCCGGGCTGCGAAGCGGAGTCTGTCGATCACTTCTTTGAGAATGGCGAGGCGTTAAATGAGCAGATGCTCCAGCGTCTTGAAGCTGCCCGCGAGCTGGGGCTGGTGCTGCGTTACGTCGCCCGTTTCGATGCCAATGGCAAAGCGCGCGTTGGCGTTGAAGCGGTGCGTCCGGAGCATCCGCTGGCCGCGCTGCTGCCGTGCGATAACGTCTTTGCCATCGAGAGCCGCTGGTATCGCGATAACCCGATGGTGATCCGCGGGCCGGGCGCAGGCCGCGATGTTACCGCGGGCGCTATTCAGTCCGATATTAACCGTCTCGCACAGCTGCTGTAG
- the metB gene encoding cystathionine gamma-synthase gives MTRKQATIAVRSGLNDDEQYGCVVPPIHLSSTYNFTGFNEPRAHDYSRRGNPTRDVVQRALAELEGGAGAVMTNTGMSAIHLVTTVFLKPGDLLVAPHDCYGGSYRLFDSLAKRGCYRVKFVDQGDEQALKAALAEKPKLVLVETPSNPLLRVVDIAKICGLAREAGAVSVVDNTFLSPALQNPLALGADLVQHSCTKYLNGHSDVVAGVVIARDEATVTELAWWANNIGVTGSAFDSYLLLRGLRTLSPRMEVAQRNAQAIVDFLQTQPLVKKLYHPSLPDNQGHEIAARQQKGFGAMLSFELDGDEQTLRRFLSGLTLFTLAESLGGVESLISHAATMTHAGMAPEARAAAGIGETLLRISTGIEDSEDLIADLENGFRIAAEG, from the coding sequence ATGACGCGTAAACAGGCCACCATCGCAGTGCGTAGCGGATTGAACGATGACGAGCAGTACGGTTGCGTTGTCCCCCCGATTCACCTCTCCAGTACCTATAACTTCACCGGTTTTAACGAACCTCGCGCCCATGACTACTCGCGTCGCGGTAATCCTACGCGTGATGTGGTGCAGCGCGCGCTGGCGGAGCTGGAGGGCGGTGCGGGCGCGGTGATGACCAATACCGGCATGTCGGCAATTCATCTGGTGACCACGGTTTTCCTCAAGCCTGGCGATCTGCTGGTGGCACCGCACGACTGTTACGGTGGCAGCTATCGTCTGTTTGATAGCCTGGCGAAGCGCGGCTGCTACCGCGTGAAATTTGTCGATCAGGGCGATGAGCAGGCGCTGAAAGCGGCGCTGGCGGAAAAACCGAAGCTGGTGCTGGTAGAAACTCCCAGTAACCCATTGTTGCGCGTCGTAGATATTGCGAAAATCTGTGGGCTTGCGCGGGAAGCCGGTGCGGTGAGCGTGGTGGATAACACCTTCCTGAGCCCTGCGTTGCAAAACCCGCTGGCGCTGGGGGCGGATCTGGTGCAGCACTCCTGTACCAAATACCTCAACGGCCACTCCGACGTGGTAGCTGGCGTGGTGATTGCAAGGGATGAGGCAACCGTCACCGAACTGGCATGGTGGGCGAATAATATTGGCGTCACCGGCAGCGCCTTCGACAGCTATTTGCTGCTGCGCGGGCTGCGCACCCTGTCGCCACGCATGGAAGTGGCGCAGCGCAATGCGCAGGCGATTGTCGACTTTTTGCAGACCCAGCCGCTGGTGAAAAAGCTGTACCACCCCTCTCTGCCTGATAATCAGGGCCATGAGATTGCGGCGCGTCAGCAAAAGGGTTTTGGTGCGATGTTGAGTTTTGAACTGGATGGCGATGAGCAGACGCTGCGTCGTTTCCTGAGCGGGTTGACGCTGTTCACGCTGGCGGAATCGTTAGGCGGGGTTGAGAGTTTAATCTCCCACGCCGCGACCATGACCCACGCGGGCATGGCACCGGAAGCACGCGCCGCCGCCGGGATTGGTGAGACGCTGCTGCGCATCTCTACCGGTATTGAAGATAGTGAAGATTTGATTGCCGATCTGGAAAATGGCTTCCGGATCGCCGCTGAGGGGTAA
- the metJ gene encoding met regulon transcriptional regulator MetJ, with protein sequence MAEWSGEYISPYAEHGKKSEQVKKITVSIPLKVLKILTDERTRRQVNNLRHATNSELLCEAFLHAFTGQPLPNDEDLRKERSDEIPEEAKVIMREMGIDPDTWEY encoded by the coding sequence ATGGCTGAATGGAGCGGCGAATATATCAGCCCATACGCTGAGCACGGCAAGAAGAGTGAGCAAGTAAAAAAAATTACGGTGTCCATTCCTCTTAAGGTGTTGAAAATCCTCACCGATGAACGTACCCGTCGTCAGGTGAATAACCTGCGCCACGCCACCAACAGCGAACTGCTGTGCGAGGCGTTTTTACATGCGTTCACCGGGCAGCCTTTGCCGAATGATGAAGACCTGCGCAAAGAGCGCAGCGATGAGATCCCGGAAGAGGCGAAAGTGATTATGCGTGAAATGGGTATCGACCCGGATACGTGGGAATACTGA
- the rpmE gene encoding 50S ribosomal protein L31, whose protein sequence is MKKGIHPNYVAITATCSCGNVIETHSTLGHDLNLDVCGKCHPFFTGKQRDVATGGRVDRFNKRFSIPGSK, encoded by the coding sequence ATGAAAAAAGGTATTCACCCGAATTACGTAGCGATTACTGCAACCTGTTCTTGCGGTAACGTGATCGAAACCCACTCTACTCTGGGTCACGATCTGAACCTGGACGTGTGTGGTAAATGCCACCCGTTCTTCACCGGTAAGCAGCGTGATGTTGCAACTGGTGGCCGTGTTGACCGTTTCAACAAACGCTTCAGCATCCCGGGCAGCAAGTAA
- the priA gene encoding primosomal protein N', producing MPVAHVALSVPLPRTFDYLLPEGTPASAGFRVRVPFGNQTRVGIVVAVSDKSELPLAELKSVEEVLDSEPAFSMPVWRMLLWAADYYHHPIGDVLFNALPVLLRQTKPASAEFQGYWFATEQGLATDINRIKSPKQQQALSALRKGKVWQHQLAALDLKSVTLQALRAKGLVEMNSEAPTFTDWRSTFAVSGDRLRLNTEQATAVGAIHSAADRFSAWLLAGVTGSGKTEVYLSVLENVLEQGKQALVMVPEIGLTPQTIARFRERFNAPVEVLHSGLNDSERLTTWQKAKSGEAAIVIGTRSSLFTPFKNLGVIVIDEEHDSSYKQQEGWRYHARDLAVYRAHSEQIPIILGSATPALETLHNVRARKYHILRLTRRAGHARPAMQHVLDMKAQPLQAGLAPALINRLRQHLQAGNQAILFLNRRGFAPALLCHDCGWIAECARCDHYYTFHQAQQHLRCHHCDSQRPVPRQCPSCGSTHLLPVGLGTEQLEQALAPLFPGVPISRIDRDTTSRKGALEQHLAEVHRGGARILIGTQMLAKGHHFPDVTLVALLDVDGALFSADFRAAERFAQLYTQVSGRAGRAGKQGEVVLQTHHPEHPLLQTLLHKGYDTFAEQALAERQTLQLPPWTSHVLIRAEDQNNQHAPLFLQQLKNLLQASPLADNQLWILGPVPALAAKRAGRYRWQILLQHPSRIRLQHIVHGALALINTLPDARRVKWVLDVDPIES from the coding sequence ATGCCCGTCGCCCACGTTGCGCTCTCTGTACCGCTGCCCCGCACTTTCGATTACCTGCTGCCGGAGGGAACTCCCGCCAGCGCCGGTTTTCGCGTGCGCGTGCCGTTTGGTAATCAGACCCGCGTCGGAATTGTGGTGGCGGTCAGCGACAAAAGCGAGCTGCCACTGGCGGAGCTGAAAAGCGTTGAAGAGGTGCTCGACAGCGAGCCCGCGTTTTCAATGCCCGTCTGGCGAATGCTGCTGTGGGCGGCCGACTATTATCATCACCCCATTGGCGATGTGTTATTCAACGCCCTGCCCGTGCTGCTGCGCCAGACCAAACCGGCCAGCGCCGAGTTTCAGGGCTACTGGTTCGCCACCGAACAGGGCCTGGCCACCGACATTAACCGCATCAAGTCGCCGAAACAGCAGCAGGCGTTATCAGCGCTGCGCAAAGGCAAAGTGTGGCAACATCAGTTAGCGGCGTTGGATCTGAAAAGCGTCACCCTGCAAGCGCTGCGCGCAAAAGGGCTGGTGGAGATGAACAGCGAAGCGCCGACGTTTACGGACTGGCGCAGCACCTTTGCCGTTAGCGGCGATCGCCTGCGGCTCAATACCGAACAGGCCACCGCCGTTGGCGCGATCCACAGCGCGGCGGATCGCTTCTCCGCCTGGTTACTGGCGGGCGTTACCGGCTCCGGCAAAACGGAAGTCTACCTGAGCGTGCTGGAAAATGTGCTCGAACAGGGCAAACAGGCGCTGGTGATGGTGCCGGAAATTGGCCTCACACCGCAAACCATCGCCCGTTTTCGCGAGCGGTTTAATGCCCCCGTTGAGGTGCTGCACTCTGGCCTTAACGACAGCGAACGCCTGACCACCTGGCAGAAAGCGAAAAGCGGTGAAGCAGCCATTGTGATTGGCACACGCTCCTCGCTTTTCACCCCCTTTAAAAATCTTGGCGTGATTGTTATTGATGAGGAGCACGACAGCTCCTATAAACAGCAGGAGGGGTGGCGCTACCATGCGCGCGATCTGGCTGTTTACCGCGCGCACAGTGAACAGATCCCAATAATCCTCGGCTCGGCGACGCCAGCGCTGGAGACGCTGCACAATGTGCGGGCGCGGAAATACCACATTCTGCGCCTGACCCGCCGCGCAGGTCATGCACGCCCGGCGATGCAGCACGTGCTGGATATGAAAGCCCAGCCGCTGCAGGCGGGGCTGGCACCGGCTTTAATTAACCGCCTGCGCCAGCATCTGCAAGCGGGTAACCAGGCGATCCTCTTTCTCAACCGGCGCGGCTTCGCTCCGGCGCTGCTCTGCCATGATTGCGGCTGGATCGCCGAGTGCGCGCGCTGCGATCACTACTACACCTTCCACCAGGCGCAGCAGCATCTGCGTTGCCACCACTGCGACAGCCAGCGCCCGGTGCCGCGCCAGTGTCCGTCGTGTGGCTCCACGCACCTGCTGCCTGTGGGGCTGGGTACCGAGCAGTTGGAGCAGGCGCTAGCCCCGCTCTTTCCCGGCGTACCGATTTCGCGCATCGACCGCGACACCACCAGCCGCAAGGGCGCGCTGGAGCAACATCTTGCTGAAGTACACCGCGGCGGCGCGCGCATTCTGATTGGCACCCAGATGCTCGCCAAAGGGCATCACTTTCCGGATGTCACGCTGGTGGCACTCCTCGATGTCGACGGCGCGCTCTTTTCCGCTGACTTCCGCGCCGCAGAGCGCTTTGCCCAGCTTTATACGCAGGTTTCAGGCCGCGCCGGACGCGCCGGCAAGCAGGGCGAAGTGGTGCTGCAAACGCACCATCCGGAACATCCGCTGCTGCAAACGCTGCTGCATAAAGGCTATGACACCTTTGCCGAGCAGGCGCTGGCCGAACGCCAGACGCTGCAACTGCCCCCGTGGACCAGCCATGTGCTGATCCGCGCCGAAGATCAGAACAACCAGCATGCCCCGCTCTTCCTGCAACAGCTGAAAAACCTGCTGCAGGCGAGCCCGCTGGCGGATAACCAGCTCTGGATCCTCGGGCCGGTTCCGGCGCTGGCGGCCAAGCGCGCCGGGCGCTACCGCTGGCAAATCCTGCTGCAGCACCCCTCCCGCATTCGCCTGCAACATATTGTGCATGGCGCGCTGGCGCTGATTAACACCCTGCCCGATGCGCGGCGGGTAAAATGGGTACTGGATGTCGACCCCATTGAAAGCTAA
- the cytR gene encoding DNA-binding transcriptional regulator CytR, producing MKPKNQVAAATMKDVAMKAKVSTATVSRALMNPEKVSQATRNRVEQAAMEVGYLPQSMGRNVKRNESRTLLVIVPDICDPFFSEIIRGIEVTAAEHGYLVLIGDCAHQNQQEKTFIDLIITKQIDGMLLLGSRLPFDASIEEQRNLPPMVMANEFAPELELPTVHIDNLTAAFNAVTYLQEQGHQLIGCIAGPEEMPLCHYRLQGYVQALRRAGATVDKNYITRGDFTFEAGAQALEQLLSLPKPPTALFCHSDVMALGALSQAKRRGLKVPEDLSIIGFDNISLAEYCDPPLTTVAQPRYDIGREAMLLLLEQLQGHTVSSGSRLLDCELILRGSTRALT from the coding sequence GTGAAACCGAAAAATCAGGTTGCGGCAGCAACCATGAAAGACGTTGCCATGAAAGCCAAAGTTTCTACGGCAACCGTCTCTCGTGCATTAATGAACCCGGAAAAAGTGTCACAGGCGACCCGCAACCGGGTTGAGCAGGCGGCTATGGAAGTGGGCTACCTGCCGCAGTCGATGGGGCGCAATGTAAAGCGCAATGAGTCCCGTACCCTGCTGGTGATTGTGCCGGATATTTGCGATCCCTTCTTTAGTGAGATTATCCGCGGCATCGAAGTAACTGCCGCCGAGCATGGCTACCTGGTGCTGATTGGCGACTGTGCCCACCAAAACCAGCAGGAAAAGACCTTTATCGATCTGATCATCACCAAGCAAATTGATGGCATGCTGCTGCTCGGCTCACGCCTGCCATTTGACGCCAGCATTGAAGAGCAGCGCAATCTACCGCCAATGGTGATGGCCAACGAATTTGCGCCGGAGTTGGAGCTGCCGACGGTGCATATTGATAACCTGACCGCGGCCTTCAATGCCGTCACTTATCTGCAGGAGCAGGGGCACCAGCTGATTGGCTGCATCGCCGGCCCTGAAGAGATGCCGCTCTGTCACTACCGCTTACAGGGCTACGTGCAGGCGCTGCGCCGCGCCGGTGCGACGGTAGATAAAAACTATATTACCCGTGGCGATTTTACCTTCGAAGCCGGGGCGCAGGCGCTGGAGCAGCTTCTCAGCCTGCCGAAACCGCCGACGGCCCTCTTCTGCCACAGCGATGTGATGGCGCTTGGCGCGCTGTCGCAGGCGAAACGCCGGGGCCTGAAGGTGCCGGAGGATCTGTCGATTATCGGCTTTGATAACATCTCGCTGGCAGAGTATTGCGACCCGCCGCTCACCACCGTTGCGCAGCCGCGCTACGACATTGGGCGCGAAGCGATGCTGCTTCTGCTGGAGCAGTTGCAAGGCCACACGGTAAGCAGCGGCTCGCGACTATTAGATTGTGAATTAATCCTGCGTGGCTCAACGCGCGCGCTAACGTAA
- the ftsN gene encoding cell division protein FtsN, translating to MAQRDYVRRSQSTPARRKKSTSKKKQRSAPAVSPAMVAIAAAVLVAFIGGLYFITHHKKEESESLQNQKVTGNGLPPKPEERWRYIKELESRQPGVRAPTEPTAGGEVQKPEQLTDEQRQLLAQMQADMRQMPTQLNEVPWNEQTPEQRQQTLQRQRQVQQMQQQQQSQWSQSQPVQQPRTQPRTVEQQPARAATPPRQTQQAQQKPATNSQPYQDLLQTPPHSNAAQPKTQQAAPVTREAEAAKAQPTEKKDERRWLIQCGSFKGQEQAETVRAQLAFEGFDSRITSNNGWNRVVMGPLKGKESAEATLGKLKLAGHANCIRLSAGG from the coding sequence GTGGCACAACGAGATTATGTACGCCGCAGCCAGTCGACTCCTGCGCGGCGAAAGAAGAGCACCTCAAAGAAAAAGCAGCGCAGCGCGCCTGCGGTCTCTCCAGCAATGGTCGCGATAGCGGCCGCGGTGCTGGTCGCCTTTATCGGTGGTTTGTACTTTATTACGCATCATAAGAAAGAAGAGTCGGAATCCCTGCAGAACCAGAAAGTGACCGGTAACGGCCTGCCGCCGAAGCCGGAAGAGCGCTGGCGCTATATTAAAGAGCTGGAGAGCCGCCAGCCAGGCGTCCGGGCACCGACCGAGCCGACGGCCGGGGGCGAAGTGCAAAAACCGGAGCAGTTAACCGATGAGCAGCGCCAGCTGTTAGCCCAGATGCAGGCAGATATGCGCCAGATGCCGACGCAGCTTAACGAAGTGCCGTGGAACGAGCAGACGCCGGAGCAGCGCCAGCAAACCTTACAGCGTCAGCGCCAGGTTCAGCAGATGCAGCAACAGCAGCAATCCCAATGGTCGCAAAGCCAGCCGGTTCAGCAACCGCGTACGCAGCCGCGCACGGTGGAACAACAGCCTGCGCGCGCCGCCACGCCGCCGCGCCAGACACAGCAAGCGCAGCAGAAACCGGCCACTAATTCGCAGCCCTATCAGGATCTGCTGCAGACGCCGCCGCACAGCAACGCCGCGCAGCCGAAAACGCAGCAGGCCGCACCGGTAACGCGCGAAGCGGAAGCGGCGAAGGCGCAGCCGACGGAGAAAAAAGATGAGCGCCGCTGGCTGATCCAGTGCGGCTCATTCAAAGGCCAGGAGCAGGCGGAAACCGTCCGCGCGCAGCTGGCGTTTGAGGGCTTTGACTCACGCATCACCAGCAATAATGGCTGGAATCGCGTTGTGATGGGCCCGCTGAAAGGCAAAGAGAGCGCCGAAGCCACCCTCGGCAAGCTGAAACTGGCCGGCCACGCAAACTGCATTCGACTTTCCGCCGGGGGTTGA
- the hslV gene encoding ATP-dependent protease subunit HslV, whose protein sequence is MTTIVSVRRNGHVVIAGDGQATLGNTVMKGNVKKVRRLYNDKVIAGFAGGTADAFTLFELFERKLEMHQGHLVKAAVELAKDWRTDRMLRKLEALLAVADETASLIITGNGDVIQPENDLIAIGSGGPYAQAAARALLENTELGARDIAEKALGIAGDICIYTNHFHTIEELPAQA, encoded by the coding sequence GTGACAACAATCGTAAGCGTACGCCGTAACGGCCATGTCGTTATCGCCGGTGATGGCCAGGCCACACTGGGCAACACCGTGATGAAGGGCAACGTTAAAAAAGTTCGCCGTCTCTATAACGACAAAGTCATTGCAGGCTTTGCGGGCGGCACAGCGGATGCCTTCACGCTGTTTGAGCTGTTTGAACGCAAACTGGAAATGCACCAGGGTCATCTGGTGAAAGCCGCCGTCGAGCTGGCAAAGGACTGGCGTACCGATCGCATGCTGCGCAAGCTGGAAGCGCTGTTAGCGGTCGCCGACGAAACCGCGTCGCTGATCATCACCGGTAACGGCGATGTGATTCAGCCGGAAAACGACCTGATTGCCATCGGCTCCGGCGGACCATACGCCCAGGCCGCAGCCCGCGCACTGCTGGAGAACACCGAGCTTGGCGCGCGCGACATTGCTGAGAAGGCGTTGGGGATCGCAGGCGATATCTGCATCTACACCAACCACTTCCATACCATCGAAGAATTACCCGCTCAAGCGTAA